ATTTGATGAGGTAACTGTCATTTAGACTCgctataaatagatatatgaagaACACTTGCCATTGTATTGTTCATCTGGTTTCTCACTGTAAAGCGTAAACAAACGGACATGAAATAGTTTAATTACATATCCAACTAAtccaaaaatagaaataattaggaTAAATGAAGTCAACTGAACTTGTAAGATAATGAGCTActgttaaaatatgaaaattaagtttAAGAGTTGTATAATAATTTAGGACTAGCAAGGCTACTTGGACATTTAaaacgccccccccctctctctctctctctctctctctctctctctctctctctctctctctctctctctctctctctctctcgtacttagcCCTAACGCGCTCACATCCTGAAACCTTTTGTTGTCAACGGAGTGGTTTCTCCTTtgtggctacaaaaaaaaaaaagcaattttttttatttttctctctcggaCGAACCACCTCTGTCGATATGCTGGCATCTTTTTGTACCTTAGAAACATTTAAGGACCCGTGTATACGTATTTTCAAATGCATATACGTATGTGTACGCAATACGTACATAGAATGGTTGGTGTACGCAATACGTACATAAAATTGGTGGTGTACGCAATATGTACATAGAATGATTGGTATATGCAATACGTACATAGAATGATTGGTGTACGCAATACGTACATAGAATGATTGGTGTACGCAATACGTACATAGAATGGGTGGTGTACGCAATACGTATACTTAAGCTTCGGTACCACTTGAGATTTTTCTTGTTTAGCGTCTGACAGAATGTGGCATTCCTTCTTTTTTATCCGTAGGTATTTAGGCTATTACCAAATTTTTACTCCCTGTCTGTTTTCCATCTGACACTGTCAGATTGTCCTTGTGTACTTATATTCTTCAAGAAGCTATCATTTTCAAAGTCTAAGCTTAGGAGTTAAAGGACAACGAAAAACTGTTTCATCgtggtttgtttatttttttattttttatttatttatttatttatttatttttatttatttattttttttaaaagagtaaattacttatttttttgctAAAAATGGTTGTGATTGCTTGAGGTGTTGAAAGGTCGTTATTTCTTCCAGTTATttgctatgtccgccttaggattaatagagtactctatgaATCCTTGTTCGTACGGCTGTGCTGTTTAACTGAGAACGAGATTGCAGCTTCTGCCGTAGCCAAGGCAAATTCAATTCGTTCCTTTTTCATTATTCCAGTATTATGTGTCTGATCACGAAATGTCATATATACAAGAACCAGTCACACCAAAACACTTGGTTAACTTCGTTGATCGAATGGTGTTTTAATGTTGCCATTGTGTCAATTAGGAACCATAAAAAAAAAGTCTCATCTGTGGTACGTTCTTGCATTTGATCGTAACAGAAATGCAAATTTTACAGATTTATTCCGAAGCATATCAGCCGTCTGCTCCGTTAGAATATATTGGGGCTTAAGGCGGACTTCTTCATTTTTAATTATATACAGGTACATCATAACTATTTGAATTTATTATAATAAGACAGCAGCACGTAGGTTAGGTTATCTATGCCTTTACATTTGGCAATTCAAAAAGTTTAATTTTGGCATCTCTTGTGAATTATTTTGAGGAAAGTACATCATGCTACTATATCTTCAAAACTTATTACTTAGGAAGGATGTGATTATGAGTCGATAGTAACTCTACTTTGGTCTTCCTTGATATATTTGATGTTATAATGAAGCAAATAGAACTCTTCTTtagatattttcattaattcttaccATTCTTATATCTTCGTTCTTGCGGTAAGTTTCATAGTCGAACAAATTGTCCAAACAATcagtatttaaaacaaataataaaaatattgatattgaaaacaagttttttttcttttttttttttaaattacaggtTTATTGGATTAGAGTGCTTGAACAAGATTTGAGAATGAGTGAGATAGAATAGAGTCACTTGTCCGGAAAATCACTGGTGTTGTTGTCTTACCATATTCCATTTAGGGGCATAGCCAGAAATCACCCCTAGGGGGAAGTCGAAAATTTAGCTTAGGCTGAAAAGTAAAAACTCAcataaacaagcaaataaatacattatatatgtatgtatgagagagagagagagagagagagagagagagagagagagagagagagaatattttgtttCTATTATAATAAAGTTTATCTTGCTTAGTTTTGAAATGGCATACTTTATATGCATCTaaagtattttcaaatttataGCATAAGCGGTAGTGAATTATGAGGGAACCAAGACACAAGAGAAATAGATAAAACTGTGActgacgcgcgcgcgcgcacaattATTCGGGGATACTGTCATGACAAGTACCTACTATGGGACCCAATTTACCGAGCTATGAAGGTTATTTTGATTACATTTTAAATGGACGATCTGCGATTTTCAATCGGCTTTTCCATctgtaataatatttctatttacatTATATTTAGAATAATGACAACAGTTACTGTAGTCGTATAAAGTGAGAATGATCATCGAGCCATATACATCTCAAAAGGATGTTTATGCATAGAGCTAACGTGTTTGCTTAAACATGCGTTTTGATGAGCTTACatattacatatgcatacaatagggttgtggtggtggcctggtggtagcgtccttgcctggtgattgccaggctggggttcgagtcccgctcaaactcattagttcggttggtcgctgcagcctcaccatccttgtgagctaaggatggagggtttgggtcatcagcagccattgcctggccttcctaggtcctagcttgggtggagtttaggcttgggcgctcatcatattatgttgtatggttagtctctatggcattgtcctgcttgatagggtaatgtcactgtccctttgcgtctgccattcatgaatggcctttaaacctttaaatagttctTTGGTGATGAAGGATTATATCTTGTAAAGTTTATCATTGAATATATAGCAATTTCTAGTTACTCTATTGATAAACAACTATAAATCTGAGTTGTAATTTAGTgggttttcattttatatattttctgcaGTGTATTTAAACATGTCTCATTGGCTACGATTTTTCCTCAATTCTTGGAAGTCTTCATATCTTGTTAGTCATTAGTCATTTAACTAcgttttttgagaaaaaaaaagttatgtactCAGTAATTTTTGCTGATAATCATGATCtctatggtacaaaaaaaaaattcaaactgcaTTATTTGTTGCTTGGTCGAAAGGAAAAGATACATCGGTTTCGttagtattttatatttcttttgaataCATAAAAAAGTTTGTTTTACCTATTAAACTAAAACAAGaggaaatataatacaaaataaataaaaaaaaggtacgTTAATCGTGATGTATTAAGCAAAAGTTTTAATATTAAAAgcagtatacaaataaaaaaacacaactaAAAAACTACCATGATTTTTCAAATCCTAATTTAAAGCGAGACAGAAAcaacgagaaggagagagagggagaccaaagcgaaggtggatggactgtatcaaggatgaccttcgatcaaagggattaaccggtgatgaagtgtgggacagaggtagatggagaacgctggccagaaacatcgaccctacatagaagtgggaaaagatgcagacagagaagaagaaagaagaagaaacaacCTTATTGTAAGGACGtcataattgaaattttttatCTACATAACTAAGTGCTCCTCGACATCCTCCCACCAATTAGATGATTATCTGAAATTGCGAGCTCAGATTGCCAAGCGTAACACAATAATATGAAAATTGCCCAAAGCGTTGCATTGGTTAGCACATTCATAAAGACTTACGGAGTGAGTCTTTGTTATATAATTTACGACCTTCCATCTTCCTACAATTATCACAGAGAATGGCAGGCGTTATTGTCTTAATTATAAAAGATTCTTTCGTAGTCGGACATAACTTTTGAACATGTTGAACAGATGAAGTTTCCGAGTATCAATGACGATCCTCTGACACTTTTTAACTCAAATACTGtattaaatttaattgaaagttgcGGATGTTCCTGTTTCTGAAGATTGTCTTAATACACATCACCGCTTAGGAAAATCATAATTCTATATAGATTACACGATctctagtgtatgtatgtatatatatatatatatatatatatatatatatatatatatatatacatatatgtatatatatatacatatatatatatatatatatatatatatatatatatatatatatatatatattacaagcattttaaaattaatttcttttctgtTTACACTTTGCGAAAGAACATAACGCAAGGGCCTCATTTACCTAATGTAACAGTATTTAAATAATTCTAGCCTTTCGTTTAAATGCCAAACACCCCTTTTTTAGGGTCTTATGAAATCAGACTTTCTCACCATTTTCCCGCTTCTCATTCTATTTCCTCGCTATATCTGTCACCAGATATAGCGCATATAGCGGGCCTTTATTGTTGCTGTTTAGTATTATTCCTTAGTTTTGAGACATTTTAACTAAAGAGAACAAAAACCTCTGCATTATTTGAAATATGTCTAAATAAATTTTTACTATATATTGCAAAAAGGTGACTTCCCTAAAACCATGCAAACTTTCACTGTTATATGACGATTTTTATATACTGGATGGATGCTGCCTCGACTTTCCCATCACCAAAGTACAACAGCGTTTGCTATCTTcgtgaaacactttttttttttttcatcaaaagtaTATTGTTCATTATCTCCATGAATCTTACGgagatctattaaaaaaaatagatttaataataaaattacataagCCATGAAAATCAAATTAGATATTTAACTCGGTGGAGACAAGAGGAATTTCCTGCTTAGGTCTCTTTCTCAGTATACCATTTCTTAGTAGATTTTTGTTAATATGGACATTacctatatatttattctttattaatagAATACCTTTGGTAAATGTTTCAATATATCTCTTTGATTAGAGATTAATTTAGGAAAGAAAGAGACAAATTTGTAGCATGACTTTTTGACAATTAGTAATTTTTGAGAATTatcatattttaaagaaaatttattcttatttattgtgGTCGAGGCCTCTTTCATATATGAATCATAACAACTGCAGTAATTTTCAGTGAACTCATGTATAAAGAGACGAGGACATGACAAGGTCATAaatgtttgctatatatatatatatatatatatatatatatatatatatatatatatatatatatatacatatatatatatatatatatatatatatatatatacatatatatatatatatatatatatatacacatatatatatatatatatatatatatgtgtgtctatatatatatatatatatatatatatatatatgtatgtatatatataatttatgtatatgaatgtatatgcattcatgtatatgtgtatgtgttcagTATCAGGGAAGACCGACCTGTGTAGTCAATTTTCATTTTCTagtttgaaatttttcttttattgaaaatcaaGAGGTTTAATGTCCATGAGTATTAAAGTGCAAGGAAAATAGAGATTAAGGGTATCAGAAAGTCAGTTAACTTCTTACATATGAAGTCTTGAGGAATTGTTTATACGCAGTTCTCTAATAGCACAATTCCATCACCATTATTTTATCTTGGTCAAGTGAAAGTCTTTCTTtagtaaaataaaagttaaacTACTCTTCTTTAGCTTCGAGGGGCATTAACCAAAAATCTATCTTCATAATCTCAAGTTCTGAACTCCCGTTCTGAGTTTCTTTGGTCCAGTGTTTTTAACCTATTTAAGCTCGGTATTATTACCATATATAATAATCCAGCACAAAGCTGTTCACAGTATATGTGTAATGATCTTCTCCATCATTTGACATGTTCCCTTTAAATGCAGCTTTCCCatgcaaagtatttttttttttcttttttttttttttttgaaaggtgtaCTTGGCTTTACTTATTTAGCAACTATCTTTTAAACTGGTTACTGCTACTTGTCAGTCTTCACGCCCGAAtaaattttatcttttcatgtACATCAGCTAATTCGTGCAATACGCTTCCAAACAGGCTGCTTATTTACTCTTTTACGTGGAATCTTAAACTTGCACCCAATTGCCTACTTATACAGTCATAAAAATGAAATCATTAGCAGATAATAGTCGTAGTTGAGTAACCTCCTCCTTTCTAAATCGCATCTTGTTGCCCCATGctttgttttgtattcctaaataataataataataataataataataataataataataataataataataataatgataattaataattaatgattaatatttaataattaatatttaataattaataattaatagttaataatcaATATTCAATcattaatatttaatatctaatatttgatatttgatattcaataattaataatttgtaatttatattttagaatttataattaataataataataataataataatgatgatgataataataataataatattaataataataataataataataataataatataggcccaCTGTTACTTCGACTGTGCCTTGCAAACCTAACATTTTTTTACAAAATCTAAATGCGTGTTTACTATCCTGTAGCTATTTTATCATTAAGAAGATATTGGAGCTACTTTGAAGTTCCTAGTTTCACAAGTCCCATGCCATTAGTAACCAACACAATTTTCTTGGAGAACGAGAAGAACAAAGGTCACAAAAAAGCTAAGATGGGTGTTCCCAAGACTCCTATCAGTTAAATTCACATTAAGTAGAGCTTAAGCTTTTGTGGTGTTAATAGCTTATGAATGACTAAATCAATACTTTATGTAATATATTGAACGCTTCTTATTCGTAAGCTTAAAGTTTATTGCTTTACGTTCTTCCGTGaaggtacactgttagaaaaaaacataattttaatcggaaattatcagtaaaaatatactcttcccaaccatatttcagtaatatacagtcgACCGTAAATTAATttgcttttttattgttttacgggttggtgaccttaatgtcactcctttacgtcaatataacggtaaaaatcttggaataaatgttgccagatatttaccgttattttaacgcaaatttttaacagtgtaggaggtATTTACATTTGAGAAATTTTTTAAGCGAATATTCTTATCTTGAAGAGATAGTGAATTATAAGAATAGAACAAGTTTTCTTTCTTAGAATTTTTGCTTCGGTGCTTTTCTATCATTAACAGCCATCAGAAAAGGATTACTGCTTTGTTTTTTTACTAAAATATTCATCGTTTGATAATTCTGTGATTGTCCTTGTATGtgttatattaattttgatttttttttttcaggtgagttGTGGATTATTGGAGAAAGAGTCACGTATCCCGGTGAGTTTTTAACTTAGCACTTTCATTTCTTATACATTTTCTATTTCACCATAGTTTAAACGCTTTTTCATCGTCCAAAATGTAATGCAGCAGGTTTTGgtattggtaataataattttttacgTTTTATTTAGTATCGTATATCATCTCCAATGGGCCGCCCAGTTTTCATAATTTACGTCGTCATAGATTTTGGTCTTTATCAAATAGATTTGTGGGGTGAATGTCGTAGCCAATATTTAGCTTGAATCGGTAAGTTTCTGTGATTTTCATTTCTTTACTGGTTTTGCTGTTGTGTTATATTTTAGTTTGGTATATATAGTGTCCGGATCACTTGTTTAAATGTTGTCAGTGCTCAGTTTGTGTGTCGTAAATTTTTTTCCATGCATTTTGGGATCTTTCTTTTAGGACTGTTAATATTGAGgatctttttgtttctttaataatttttattttgtacaAATTGATAGTAGCTATGTATAAATCCTTTCCTGTTCGATGGAGACGAACATAATTCAGAATAGCAATATAAGGGGGCTTACAGGTAgcctattttgaaatattttgatacgAACATATAAAAATACACGATTTGGGTTTATTTCAATGGCTCTCATCACTAAAATATCCTTAGCAGGCTAGATTTACAAGGACACTAGTAATCAGATAACATTATTTAGAAGTCGTTAAGGCAGATGGTCCTGACCAGTCTCTCTGATACCAAATAAGGATCAGCGTTTGAAGATGGTCTTCGATCTTCCAGATAACCAGATTTATCTTCAGCGACGCCCCTAGGAATGCGAATAGAAGCTCCTCTGTTGGCAACACCTGCCGAAAAGTCATGGATGGAGGACGTTTCATGAAGTCCTGTGAGACGTCTCTCGTTATCTTTACCTCCATTTGGGTCATAGGCGAGGATGTGTTCTGTGTGCACTTTGGAAAGTTTTTCAATTCCTTTCTCAATTTCGTCAATGCCGTTTGGCTCACGCATTTTTTGTGTCGAGAAGTTCGTGTGCATTCCAGCCCCATTCCAGTCTCCTAGAATAGGTTTAGGATCCAAAGTGACAACGACATTGAAGTCCTCCGCCACGCGATGCAAGAGGTACCGAGCCATCCAGAGATCATCACCCATGGAAATACCCTCACAGGGACCAACCTGGAATTCCCACTGGGCAGGCATTAcctctgcattttctcctgataTGTTTATGCCAGTATAAAGACAAGCCCTATAGTGAGCTTCAACAACGTCACGCCCGTAGACTTTGCTGGCACCAACGCCACAATAGTATGGTCCCTGAGGGCCTGGATAACCGTTCTTAGGCCACCCTAGGGGATGATTATCGACATCCAAGAGGGTGTATTCTTGTTCCATTCCAAACCAGGGATGTTGGTCACGTGCTTTTTGCATAACTTCTAAACATCGCCACCGATGATTTGTCTCGTTTGGAGTTTTGTCGTGTTTGTATGTCTCGCAAAGCACCAGTTTGTTGCTTCCTAATCTAAACGGGTCACTGTACAGAGCCACTGGATGAAGATTGACGTCACTGTTGCTACCCTCTGCTTGACCTGTTGAAGATCCATCGAAGTTCCATATCGGCAGTTCTGTTAAATTTGGCTTATTAAAacaagttttcagaaaaaaaaaatcatattttaacaCTACAGTTACACAAAAATaattttactggaaattcaatgCTAATTACATTTTTTATTGTTTACGGTATAGCATTTTAGCAGTTAGTTTATTTTTCGACTTCGAATTATTTACTCAAAttcaggaaaatattaaaaaatataatggtAGTGATAATGAGAGTGACACTTTCCAAAATATCGTGTTCTTACCGGACAATAAAATTCTCCTAGTTTAGGGGAAATCTTTCTTGATAACTAACATCCACATGACCTTCAGAATAAATGGTACTAAGTCCTGTCTCAATGGCAGTGATGAAatgaatttttaaatgtattttagatTATCAGCGAATTCAATCATGGGCTCTTTTCGTCAAAAGTGATATATAATGAACCGTGATTATATGATAAGCGATTTGGATGGATAAATCCCTGAGAATGGGTTTATTAAAGGatttattatttagtattttttatattttttattcatatctaatgtagaaaaatatttaatggtGGGAATGCTATCCAACAAAGCACCTTCAGTAATCTATTTTTAAGCCCCTACGTTGTATGTTGGTTTAGTTTCTTGAAGGCCTGTGGTAATATAAGGATTTTCTTTCTAATAGTGTTCTGCAACACAAATTTTCTCGTCATTTTAAGGAATATGACTATGATAACAAATCTCGTACCTTTCCTCGACTTAGGACTTATTGCAAGACATAAAACAAGCAGCAAAAACAATGTTTTCTTTTGTAGAAAGTTCCATTTtcttttagcaattttttttttctaaaattatataaGCCCAATAGACTTATATTTCATATAAAGAACAAAATTTATGAGCTTTGACTAAATAGTCAGTTTTAAGGATGTAAAATTAGGCTAATTATTTTATAGATTTGGTTACATAAATAAAAaggatatcataaaaaaaatcacttaacagCAATGTCAAGGAATTATAAAGAGACGAATCCTTAAATGGACTGAATACCAGAGGTCTACCTGAAAAAACTTCTATTCCATATTTGGAAACTGCCTGTGGAAAGGTTATACAGGTAGCGCGTTAAGAGAAAGAGGTCCAATAAAAGTTCTTCTGTGGGATACTTTCAAAACAACAGACCTTGCTGGCATAAAGGCATCTTGTTAAAAAAGAAGAAAGTCTAAAATTCAGTCATCACCACCAATCAATATGGAATTTAGAGTATCCCTGAAATTTTCCATGTGTTTAAGACAGTTCTTCAAAGtcatcaaacaacaacaataacaataataataataataatcataataataataataataataataatcataatcatgataataatgatgatggtaatgatgatgatattattattattattattattattattattattattattattattattatagagttaTAAACGTAGATACGAACATAACCTTGGGATTCACTGTTCGataaaaagttaatattttcagGGTATAATGTCAGAGCACAAGTGTATTGTTTTGAGTTTTTACCCGTTCATGCAGTTGCATGAACTTGCAAAGACCGCGTGATAATTCTTTCCAAGGTTCTCATCGTAAAGGTGTCTAAAAAAATTTACGTGTTTTGGAGTAGGTATGCGATAAAGATAAGTTAGCTTTCCTTCTAAACGATTAACTAAATAGTTGTTAATTATATCATATACCGAAAGGATTTTTTTGTGGAGAAAAGTTAGGGCATGAAATTGCATTAGTGAACATTTTATTGTTGCTAAAATTCCAAAGTTCATTCGCGAAATTTcctaaaactttatatttttttttttttggcttaaatgTATATCTATTGCAAAGGTCTCTGTTATTTCCATAGTAAATATTATAGAAGCATTGGTAGAATGTGACATAGCTCCTTATTACTACCTTTCATTAACTACGGAAAGTAATCTAAATATATGAAAGTATACGCTCTCCACTTTGACTTcgacaaaaaaataatttattattcttctttAAAGAAATACTGAAAGAAAGGACTATAAATATGAAAAGTGTATGCCTGTAACAAAGAACTAAAATTTCCCGGAATCGTTCCATTCACTCACCATTTGGACTTTTAGGAGTAAAGTTCAAGGTTCTGGTCTTGGAGCGGAGGTTTTCTCCCGTCCCGTCAATCCAGATGTACATCGCTTGACATTTCTGGTTAGGGATATCTAGTCGCAAGTACCGGTCCAGGACGGTTTTGTTGGTCGCCGAGCCTCCGTTTGTAAACATGGCGCCGACCTGCGGAAAGAACGGTGCCATTAGCCAGAGTTGCCAGTTGTTCATTTTAATGTCTTGCTTGCAAGGAAATGATGCTGTTTGTAAGCTACTAACTTAAATGAAATGGGTCCATGAAATATGATTGTACAtagacattacacacacacacacacacacacacacacacatatatatatatatatatatatatatatatatatatataatgtatgtatgtataatcaggttgcttatagaaagatagataaatcgatagatagatcAACGGAACTCAAGATGCTCATAGTTTTAGACATGAATAACAGACAAAAGCTTTCTATGATAATGTCAGTAGGAAGTAGCCTGATCCcgttttcattttgattatatatgATATCCGATTCTCACTCTGTTTATTCCCTTGTAGGATTAGCTCTATACGTATGTATTTACATGGATAAGAAGACATTTTTCATGTAGCTTTTTTCATCATATCTCTATTAGGTCAGTGTTTTACGATATCAAATTTGTATACATAAATGGATATCTCATAATCAGAGAATCTATGAGAATAATTCTGATTCGGTAAAAGTGTAAGAATTATATCCACACGTATGAGTAGCTGTTCAAAATGCTGGTTCAAACAGCCAGGATGCTGGTGACCTGAAATCAATAAATTCCGTTGCATCTCTGAAAATATAAAGAGGCGATAGGACCTGAGGAAGTACGCAGTTActcttaaataaataaatgtgataAACTATGAGAATTCAGTTGATTTTCTAATATGATAATATTCTCataaagactgagagagagagagagagagagagagagagagagagagagagagtagttggtttgtgtgtgtgaaagCAGCGTAGATAATTCCATGAGCATATTGCTTGTATTTGCGTTAACGTGCTGTTGAAAGAAATTATCGCGA
The sequence above is drawn from the Palaemon carinicauda isolate YSFRI2023 chromosome 40, ASM3689809v2, whole genome shotgun sequence genome and encodes:
- the LOC137632017 gene encoding glutamine synthetase-like, with the translated sequence MNNWQLWLMAPFFPQVGAMFTNGGSATNKTVLDRYLRLDIPNQKCQAMYIWIDGTGENLRSKTRTLNFTPKSPNELPIWNFDGSSTGQAEGSNSDVNLHPVALYSDPFRLGSNKLVLCETYKHDKTPNETNHRWRCLEVMQKARDQHPWFGMEQEYTLLDVDNHPLGWPKNGYPGPQGPYYCGVGASKVYGRDVVEAHYRACLYTGINISGENAEVMPAQWEFQVGPCEGISMGDDLWMARYLLHRVAEDFNVVVTLDPKPILGDWNGAGMHTNFSTQKMREPNGIDEIEKGIEKLSKVHTEHILAYDPNGGKDNERRLTGLHETSSIHDFSAGVANRGASIRIPRGVAEDKSGYLEDRRPSSNADPYLVSERLVRTICLNDF